GGCGCAGCCAAGACCGGCGCAGCCAAGGCCAGGACCGGTGCCGGCAAGTCCGCCGCCAAAGCCAAGCCGGCCGCCAAGGCATGACGCCTGGCGCCAGGCGCGACACCGCGGATCGTCGTTTCGCCGAATCCACCGATAGGCTAGCGTCGAGGGGCCCTTGCTCCTCGCCGCTGCCAGGAACTCCGATCATTGCCCCGTAAGCCGAAGACCGAAGTTCACTCCCGCCTGCCCAGCCGCGAGGAGGTGCTCGCCTTCATCGCGACCCAGACCGTCCATATCGGCAAGCGTGAGGTCGCCCGCCATTTCGGCCTGCACGGTGCCGACAAGGTGGCGCTCAAGCACCTCCTGAAGGACATTGTCGACGAAGGCCTGGTCACCAAGGGCCGCGGCAAGCTGCACAAGCCCGGCGCGCTGCCGAACGTGCTGGTCGTCGACGTGATCAAGCGCGATGCCGACGGCGACCTGATCGGCAGCCCCGCCGAATGGGACGAGGCCGAGCACGGCGAGGCGCCCGACATCGTCGTCGCGGTTCCGCGCAAGGCCCGGCCGGGCGATCCGATCCCCGGCCTTGGCGACCGGGTCCTGGTTCGCATCGCCGATGGCGGCGCGCCGAGCGACGATCCCAGGCCCGTCGCCCGGGTCATGAAGATCCTCGATCGCGGCCGCGCCCGGATGATCGGCGTGTTCCGGGCGATCCCCGGCCATGGCGGCCGGCTTCTGCCGGTCGACAAGAAAAATCTCGGCCGCGAGCTGACCATTCCCGAAGAGGCCATGGCGGACGCCCGCGACGGCGACCTGATCGCGGTCGACATCATCAGAAACTCCCGCTTCGGCCCGCCGGTCGCCAAGGTGCGCGAGCGGCTCGGCAACCTCAACTCCGAGCGGGCGATCTCGCAGATCGCCATTGAAGTCCACGCCATCCCCTATGTCTTCCGCGCCGACGCCCTGGCCGAGGCGGAACGGGCAAAGCCGGTGACGCCGGCCGGCCGCGAGGACTGGCGCAAGCTGGCGCTGGTCACCATCGACCCGCCGGACGCCAAGGACCACGACGACGCCGTTCATGCCGAGCCGGACCCCTCGCCCGAAAATGCCGGCGGCTTCATCCTGACCATCGCCATTGCCGATGTCGCGGCCTATGTGCGCCCCGGTTCGGCGCTCGACCGCGAAGCGGCGCTGCGTGGCAATTCGGTCTATTTCCCCGATCGGGTCGTGCCAATGCTGCCCGAGCGCATTTCCAACGACCTCTGCTCGCTCCGGTCGGGCGAAGACCGGCCGGCCATCGCCTGCCGGGTGACCATCCGGGCCGACGGCCGGCGCAAGTCGCATTCGTTCCACCGCATCCTGATGCGCTCGGCCGCCAAGCTCGCCTATGCCCAGGCGCAGGCTGCCGTCGACGGCCATCCGGACGAGACGACCGAGCCGATCGCCGGGCCGATCCTGACGCCGCTCTGGGAGGCCTATGCCGCGCTGAAGCGAGCGCGGGACGACCGCGAGCCGCTCGATCTCGACCTGCCCGAGCGCAAGATCCTTCTCAAACCCGACGGCACGGTCGACCGGGTCGTGGTGCCGGCAAGGCTCGA
This portion of the Phreatobacter stygius genome encodes:
- the rnr gene encoding ribonuclease R, yielding MPRKPKTEVHSRLPSREEVLAFIATQTVHIGKREVARHFGLHGADKVALKHLLKDIVDEGLVTKGRGKLHKPGALPNVLVVDVIKRDADGDLIGSPAEWDEAEHGEAPDIVVAVPRKARPGDPIPGLGDRVLVRIADGGAPSDDPRPVARVMKILDRGRARMIGVFRAIPGHGGRLLPVDKKNLGRELTIPEEAMADARDGDLIAVDIIRNSRFGPPVAKVRERLGNLNSERAISQIAIEVHAIPYVFRADALAEAERAKPVTPAGREDWRKLALVTIDPPDAKDHDDAVHAEPDPSPENAGGFILTIAIADVAAYVRPGSALDREAALRGNSVYFPDRVVPMLPERISNDLCSLRSGEDRPAIACRVTIRADGRRKSHSFHRILMRSAAKLAYAQAQAAVDGHPDETTEPIAGPILTPLWEAYAALKRARDDREPLDLDLPERKILLKPDGTVDRVVVPARLDAHRLIEEMMILANVCAAETLEKHRLACMYRIHDAPSYEKLLALKEFLKTLDITLPQAALLRPSNFNQILARAKGTDSTELVNQVVLRSQSQAEYSPENIGHFGLNLRRYAHFTSPIRRYADLIVHRGLVRALGLGDDGLPDAQAAALSEIGAEISAAERRAMAAERETVDRLIAAHLSERVGDIFGARISGMTRSGLFVKLDDTGADGFVPAASIGGDYFRYEEGQQALVGTRTGETYRLGDPVTVKLVEAAPVAGALRFELMSDGRAGLAPKGRGGHIRRDDGFANGRRARPGDKPAKPPWKRKGRK